A region from the Lysobacter antibioticus genome encodes:
- a CDS encoding GNAT family N-acetyltransferase: protein MTTIRTIVGDTELRAVWPLVSQLRPHLDENGFVAQMHRQIAEGCRATVLYDEQDVPRAFACWRVMEMLAVGLHVYVDDLITDQAVRSRGYGKTMLDWLKAEAKRLGCARLQLDSGTHRQDAHAFYLRERLRIEAFHFGVKLD from the coding sequence ATGACCACCATCCGCACCATCGTCGGCGACACCGAACTGCGCGCCGTCTGGCCGCTGGTGTCGCAATTGCGCCCGCACCTCGACGAGAACGGCTTCGTCGCCCAGATGCACCGCCAGATCGCCGAGGGCTGCCGTGCCACCGTGCTCTACGACGAACAGGACGTGCCGCGCGCGTTCGCCTGCTGGCGGGTCATGGAAATGCTCGCGGTCGGGCTGCATGTCTACGTCGACGACCTGATCACCGACCAGGCCGTGCGCAGCCGCGGCTACGGCAAGACCATGCTGGATTGGCTCAAGGCCGAGGCCAAGCGCCTGGGCTGCGCGCGCCTGCAACTGGATTCCGGCACCCATCGCCAGGACGCGCATGCGTTCTACCTGCGCGAGCGGTTGCGTATCGAGGCCTTTCATTTCGGCGTGAAGCTGGATTGA
- the polA gene encoding DNA polymerase I: MKRLVLIDGSSYLYRAFHALPPLSNDAGEPTGALFGVVNMLRSTLNERPDYVAFVVDAPGKTFRDDLFPQYKANRPPMPDDLRAQVLPMCAIVEALGLPILRIDGVEADDVIGTLALQAADEGIDVTISTGDKDFAQLVRPGVALVNTMSGSRMDSDEAVFAKFGVQPNQIIDLLSLMGDSVDNIPGVDKCGPKTAAKWLGEYGTLENVIAHAGDIKGKIGDNLRAAVDRLPLNRQLTTIKTDVALDHSPEQLALRERDAEALRTLYARYGFKQALRELESGANATANEIAADRAGLRATAAGHARASASAETPDAALSAKGEYEAVTTQPQLDALIAALQSADEFAFDSETDSLDPMRANLVGLSFATETGRAVYIPLGHDYPGAPAQLDRAAVLDALRPVLTDPARRKLGQHGKYDLHVLRRHGIDLLGYADDTMLESFVYNATASRHDMDSLAKRYLGYDTIKYADVAGKGAKAIAFSQVAIDDATRYAAEDADVTLRLHRVLGARLAAEPELERVYREIEMPLVPVLERIEANGVMIDGDELRRQSQDLGKRMLDAQIKATELAGRTFNLDSPKQLQALLFDELKLPVLVKTPTGQPSTNEEALEAIADQHELPRVILEYRGLAKLRSTYTDKLSEMVNPDTGRVHTSYHQAGAATGRLASSDPNLQNIPIRTDDGRRIRRAFVAPEGRRLVACDYSQIELRIMAHLSEDVGLVRAFESGADVHRATAAEVFGKKSLDEVSGNERRAAKAINFGLMYGMSAFGLARQLGIGRGEAQDYIALYFSRYPGVRDFMERTRQDARDRGYVETVFGRRLYLENIKATNQGLRAGAERAAINAPMQGTAADIIKRAMIDIDAWLASHASRAKMILQVHDELVFEVEADFVDTLVGEASRRMAGAASLRVPLVVDSGVGINWDEAH, translated from the coding sequence ATGAAAAGACTCGTCCTGATCGATGGTTCCAGCTACCTCTACCGCGCCTTCCATGCGCTGCCGCCGCTGAGCAACGACGCCGGCGAGCCCACCGGCGCATTGTTCGGCGTGGTCAACATGTTGCGCTCGACCTTGAACGAGCGGCCCGACTACGTGGCCTTCGTGGTCGACGCGCCGGGCAAGACCTTTCGCGACGATCTCTTCCCGCAGTACAAGGCCAATCGCCCGCCGATGCCGGACGACCTGCGCGCGCAGGTGTTGCCGATGTGCGCGATCGTCGAAGCGCTCGGCCTGCCGATCCTGCGCATCGACGGCGTCGAGGCCGACGACGTGATCGGCACGCTGGCGCTGCAGGCCGCCGACGAAGGCATCGACGTCACCATCTCGACCGGCGACAAGGACTTCGCCCAGCTGGTGCGCCCGGGCGTGGCCCTGGTCAACACCATGAGCGGCAGCCGCATGGATTCCGACGAGGCGGTGTTCGCCAAGTTCGGCGTGCAGCCCAACCAGATCATCGACCTGCTTTCGCTGATGGGCGACAGCGTCGACAACATCCCCGGCGTCGACAAGTGCGGGCCCAAGACCGCGGCCAAGTGGCTCGGCGAATACGGCACCCTGGAAAACGTCATCGCCCACGCCGGCGATATCAAGGGCAAGATCGGCGACAACCTGCGCGCCGCGGTCGATCGCCTGCCGCTCAACCGCCAGCTGACCACGATCAAGACCGACGTCGCGCTCGACCATAGCCCCGAGCAACTGGCCCTGCGCGAGCGCGATGCCGAGGCGCTGCGCACCCTGTACGCGCGCTACGGCTTCAAGCAGGCGCTGCGCGAGCTCGAAAGCGGCGCCAACGCCACCGCCAATGAAATCGCCGCCGACCGCGCCGGCCTGCGCGCGACCGCGGCGGGTCATGCGCGCGCCTCGGCCAGCGCGGAGACTCCGGACGCGGCCCTGTCGGCCAAGGGCGAGTACGAGGCGGTGACCACCCAGCCGCAGCTCGACGCGCTGATCGCGGCCCTGCAGTCGGCCGACGAGTTCGCTTTCGACAGCGAGACCGATTCGCTCGACCCGATGCGCGCCAATCTGGTGGGCCTGAGCTTCGCCACCGAAACCGGGCGCGCGGTATACATCCCGCTCGGCCACGACTACCCCGGCGCGCCGGCCCAGCTCGACCGCGCCGCGGTGCTCGACGCGCTGCGGCCGGTGCTGACCGATCCGGCCCGGCGCAAGCTCGGCCAGCACGGCAAGTACGACCTGCACGTGCTGCGCCGGCACGGCATCGACCTGCTGGGCTATGCCGACGACACCATGCTCGAGAGCTTCGTCTACAACGCCACCGCGAGCCGCCACGACATGGACTCGCTGGCCAAGCGTTACCTCGGCTACGACACGATCAAATATGCCGACGTCGCCGGCAAGGGCGCCAAGGCGATCGCGTTCTCGCAGGTCGCCATCGACGATGCCACCCGCTACGCCGCCGAGGATGCCGACGTGACCCTGCGTCTGCACCGCGTGCTCGGCGCGCGCCTCGCCGCCGAGCCGGAACTCGAACGCGTCTATCGCGAGATCGAAATGCCGCTGGTGCCGGTGCTCGAACGCATCGAGGCCAACGGCGTGATGATCGACGGCGACGAATTGCGCCGCCAGTCGCAGGACCTCGGCAAGCGCATGCTCGACGCGCAGATCAAGGCCACCGAGCTGGCCGGGCGCACGTTCAACCTGGACTCGCCGAAGCAATTGCAGGCGCTGCTGTTCGACGAGCTGAAACTGCCGGTGCTGGTGAAGACCCCGACCGGGCAGCCGAGTACCAACGAAGAAGCGCTGGAAGCGATCGCCGACCAGCACGAACTGCCGCGGGTGATCCTCGAATACCGCGGCCTGGCGAAACTGCGCAGCACCTACACCGACAAGCTGTCGGAGATGGTCAACCCGGACACCGGGCGCGTGCACACCAGCTATCACCAGGCCGGCGCCGCGACCGGGCGCCTGGCGTCCAGCGACCCGAACCTGCAGAACATCCCGATCCGTACCGACGACGGCCGCCGCATCCGCCGCGCCTTCGTCGCGCCCGAAGGCCGGCGCCTGGTCGCCTGCGACTATTCGCAGATCGAGCTGCGCATCATGGCCCACCTGTCCGAGGACGTCGGCCTGGTGCGCGCGTTCGAGTCCGGCGCCGACGTGCACCGCGCGACCGCGGCCGAGGTGTTCGGCAAGAAGTCGCTCGACGAGGTCAGCGGCAACGAACGCCGCGCCGCCAAGGCGATCAACTTCGGCCTGATGTACGGCATGAGCGCGTTCGGTCTGGCGCGTCAGCTCGGCATCGGCCGCGGCGAAGCGCAGGACTACATCGCCCTGTATTTCAGCCGTTATCCCGGCGTGCGCGATTTCATGGAGCGCACCCGTCAGGACGCGCGCGATCGCGGCTATGTCGAGACGGTGTTCGGCCGGCGCCTGTACCTGGAGAACATCAAGGCCACCAACCAGGGCCTGCGCGCGGGCGCCGAACGCGCCGCGATCAACGCGCCGATGCAGGGCACCGCGGCCGACATCATCAAGCGCGCGATGATCGACATCGACGCCTGGCTGGCCTCGCATGCCTCCCGCGCGAAGATGATCCTGCAGGTCCACGACGAACTGGTATTCGAGGTCGAGGCCGATTTCGTCGATACCCTGGTCGGCGAGGCTTCACGCCGGATGGCCGGGGCGGCCAGCCTGAGGGTGCCGTTGGTCGTCGACAGCGGGGTTGGAATTAATTGGGACGAAGCGCATTGA
- a CDS encoding DUF2782 domain-containing protein, with product MRAPTASPARKAAGLLVPSLIALLLAACATTGAASDDPTAALQGADVRTRTVENGDVIEEYRIAGQLRAVKVTPARGPTYYLVDNDGDGRLDTSKGEGTVSPVYYKLFGW from the coding sequence ATGCGCGCCCCCACCGCGTCGCCGGCCCGCAAAGCCGCCGGCCTGCTCGTCCCTTCCCTGATCGCCCTCCTGCTCGCCGCCTGCGCCACGACCGGCGCCGCCAGCGACGACCCGACCGCCGCCCTGCAGGGCGCCGACGTCCGCACCCGCACCGTCGAGAACGGCGATGTCATCGAGGAATACCGGATCGCCGGCCAACTGCGCGCGGTCAAGGTCACCCCCGCCCGCGGCCCGACCTATTACCTGGTCGACAACGACGGCGACGGCCGCCTCGACACCAGCAAGGGCGAGGGCACGGTCTCGCCGGTGTACTACAAGCTCTTCGGCTGGTGA
- a CDS encoding S9 family peptidase, with product MSLRFVLAAALAVGALPATAADLHGDPRNLQPTDLFDLEWADQPALSPDGRRIVYQRKFFDAMKDRRRSNLWLVDAGSGQQRPLTSGAASDGAAVWSPSGDRIAWVSDRDGSTQVWVRWMDSGQQSPISRLSEGPSGLTWSPDGRWLAFTMHVAADTTPLAKLPAKPKGAEWAEDVKLIDKMNYRADGAGYLKPGYEHVFVMPADGGTPRQVTQGDFQHGSTLAWSHDGRSLFVESNHRDDYEYHPIESEIYRVDVATGAAVALTDRTGPDRAPVLSPDGRKIAYLGYDDRKRSYQIAHLYVLDLDSGVSRALTEGFDYDIESPQWDRNGRGLYFGYDRDGVSYLGWIAASGGKVESVTGDVGGTAVGRPYPGGSFSVAAGRVAYTHGTAARMADVAVVERGAKPRVLTDLNADSLARKRLGEVETLWTKSSAGGLAVQGWIVKPPQFQPGKRYPLLLEIHGGPYQNYGPRFAVETQLYAAAGYVVLYVNPRGSTSYGQAFADHIHQNYPSHDYDDLMSAVDATIAKGYVDPQQLFVTGGSGGGVLTAWIVGHTDRFRAAVVAKPVINWTSFALTSDGPSYVTQHWFPSGPWEAQELYWKLSPLAHVGKVVTPTMLITGENDYRTPISETEQYYAALKLRRIDSAMIRIPGASHGIGARPSETLAQVLNTLGWFERYRNKAAADAAPVKVDSKAAAPAAGS from the coding sequence ATGTCCTTGCGTTTCGTCCTTGCCGCCGCGCTCGCCGTCGGCGCGCTGCCGGCCACCGCCGCCGACCTGCACGGTGACCCGCGCAATCTGCAACCGACCGACCTGTTCGATCTGGAGTGGGCCGATCAACCCGCGCTGTCGCCGGACGGCCGCCGCATCGTCTACCAGCGCAAGTTCTTCGACGCGATGAAAGACCGCCGGCGCAGCAACCTGTGGCTGGTCGATGCCGGCAGCGGCCAGCAGCGGCCGCTGACCAGCGGCGCGGCCAGCGACGGCGCCGCGGTGTGGTCGCCGTCGGGCGACCGCATCGCCTGGGTGTCCGATCGCGACGGCTCGACCCAAGTCTGGGTGCGCTGGATGGACAGCGGCCAGCAGTCGCCGATCAGCCGCCTGAGCGAAGGCCCGAGCGGATTGACCTGGTCGCCGGACGGACGCTGGCTGGCCTTCACCATGCACGTCGCCGCCGACACCACGCCGCTGGCGAAATTGCCGGCCAAGCCGAAGGGCGCGGAGTGGGCCGAGGACGTCAAGCTCATCGACAAGATGAACTACCGCGCCGACGGCGCCGGCTACCTCAAGCCCGGCTACGAGCACGTGTTCGTGATGCCCGCCGACGGCGGCACGCCGCGCCAGGTCACCCAGGGCGATTTCCAGCACGGCTCGACCCTGGCCTGGAGCCACGATGGCCGCTCGCTGTTCGTCGAATCCAATCATCGCGACGATTACGAGTACCACCCGATCGAGAGCGAGATCTACCGCGTCGACGTCGCCACCGGTGCGGCGGTCGCGCTGACCGATCGTACAGGGCCCGACCGCGCGCCGGTGTTGTCGCCGGACGGGCGCAAGATCGCCTACCTCGGCTACGACGACCGCAAGCGCAGTTATCAGATCGCGCATCTGTACGTGCTCGATCTCGACAGCGGCGTCTCGCGTGCTTTGACCGAGGGCTTCGATTACGACATCGAAAGCCCGCAATGGGACCGCAACGGCCGCGGGCTGTACTTCGGTTACGACCGCGACGGCGTCAGCTACCTGGGCTGGATCGCCGCGAGCGGCGGCAAGGTCGAGTCGGTGACCGGCGACGTCGGCGGCACCGCGGTCGGCCGGCCCTATCCCGGCGGCAGTTTCTCGGTCGCCGCCGGCCGCGTCGCCTACACCCACGGCACCGCCGCGCGCATGGCCGACGTCGCGGTGGTCGAACGCGGCGCCAAGCCGCGCGTGCTTACCGACCTCAACGCCGATTCGTTGGCGCGCAAGCGCCTGGGCGAGGTCGAGACCTTGTGGACCAAATCCTCGGCCGGCGGGCTCGCCGTGCAGGGTTGGATCGTCAAACCGCCGCAGTTCCAGCCGGGCAAGCGCTATCCGCTGTTGCTGGAAATCCATGGCGGCCCCTACCAGAATTACGGCCCGCGCTTCGCCGTCGAGACCCAGCTGTATGCGGCCGCCGGTTACGTGGTGCTGTACGTCAATCCGCGCGGCAGCACCAGCTACGGCCAGGCCTTCGCCGACCACATCCACCAGAATTATCCGAGCCACGACTACGACGATCTGATGAGCGCGGTCGATGCGACCATCGCCAAGGGCTATGTCGACCCGCAGCAGTTGTTCGTGACCGGCGGTTCCGGCGGCGGCGTGCTGACCGCCTGGATCGTCGGCCACACCGACCGTTTTCGCGCCGCCGTGGTCGCCAAGCCGGTGATCAACTGGACCAGCTTCGCCCTGACCTCGGACGGGCCGTCCTACGTCACCCAGCACTGGTTCCCGAGCGGGCCGTGGGAGGCGCAGGAGCTGTATTGGAAGCTGTCGCCGCTGGCTCACGTCGGCAAGGTCGTCACCCCGACCATGCTGATCACCGGCGAGAACGACTACCGCACGCCGATCTCCGAGACCGAGCAGTACTACGCCGCGCTCAAGCTGCGCCGCATCGACAGCGCGATGATCCGCATCCCCGGCGCCTCGCACGGCATCGGCGCGCGGCCCAGCGAAACGCTCGCGCAGGTGCTCAACACGCTGGGTTGGTTCGAGCGCTATCGCAACAAAGCGGCGGCCGATGCGGCGCCTGTGAAAGTCGATTCGAAGGCTGCGGCACCGGCTGCGGGTTCCTGA
- a CDS encoding TonB-dependent receptor domain-containing protein codes for MSAPSSRLLSGLALLACAPLAHAAESGDAARTLDSITVVAEREPGNFDLDRGEIELSQASDLSDLLSNESGVAVGGGSPVAQKIYVRGFEDTMLNVTIDGAQEPAELYHHQTRVQIEPEFIKSIELDAGAGAATGGAGALTGALRVRTRDAFDLLRPDQDAGFLVKAAAGFNGGNSYKGVLAGYGRLSDGLGVLATYVYQDGGDYDDGHGDRVKPTAYRHERAQFKLSGLFDAHSFDLSAEHLDDTGTYYERPHMTNFSGRFVLSDHQMRRDTVSYEHRYDPDSDALNLRLNAYRTRSEYQNRRNTTGLLYSAGEQTSTGLDLRNTALWQSLSLTYGLDYRSDRLHARQQATPPPFWGRTEQTARVFGAYAQGDWDVSPQWKLSAGLRYDDYRHKGVSGVSAGASNDESKLSPNLSIAWTPIEPLTFRLAYSEAFRGVTIREAFFSALYTHRGDLEGERADNLEFGVSWERNGYFARATAFRQNIEHYISAVYSGQTAWGYWENIGDAKVEGYEAEIGKRWQRMGVSVGVWQSDNSFEDRPLNDADLGLGTSIGRTWTARYDWQPASGQANYAVRARLVEDERNSIAADAPDKPGYTVVDLMANWNLLGDDRLKLGAAVNNLFDRFYYDHGTYGYQAGSKSYIGFPSPGRELSLSLTYRF; via the coding sequence ATGTCCGCTCCGTCTTCGCGTCTGCTGTCCGGTCTGGCCCTGTTGGCCTGCGCCCCGCTCGCCCATGCCGCCGAGAGCGGCGACGCGGCGCGCACCCTCGACTCGATCACCGTGGTCGCCGAGCGCGAGCCGGGCAATTTCGATCTCGACCGCGGCGAGATCGAGCTGAGCCAGGCCTCCGACCTCAGCGACCTGCTGTCGAACGAATCCGGCGTCGCCGTCGGCGGCGGCTCGCCGGTCGCGCAGAAGATCTACGTGCGCGGCTTCGAAGACACCATGCTCAACGTCACCATCGACGGCGCGCAGGAGCCGGCTGAGCTGTATCACCACCAGACCCGGGTGCAGATCGAGCCGGAGTTCATCAAGTCGATCGAACTCGACGCCGGCGCGGGCGCAGCCACCGGCGGCGCCGGCGCGCTGACCGGCGCGTTGCGCGTGCGCACCCGCGACGCCTTCGACTTGCTGCGTCCGGACCAGGACGCGGGTTTCCTGGTCAAGGCCGCGGCCGGCTTCAACGGCGGCAACAGCTACAAAGGCGTGCTGGCCGGCTACGGCCGCCTGTCCGATGGGCTCGGCGTGCTCGCCACCTACGTCTATCAGGACGGCGGCGACTACGACGACGGCCACGGCGACCGGGTCAAACCGACCGCCTACCGGCACGAACGCGCCCAGTTCAAGCTCAGCGGCCTGTTCGATGCGCACAGCTTCGACTTGTCGGCCGAGCACCTCGACGACACCGGCACGTACTACGAACGCCCGCACATGACCAACTTCAGCGGCCGCTTCGTCCTGTCCGACCACCAGATGCGCCGCGACACGGTGTCCTACGAGCACCGTTACGACCCCGACAGCGACGCGCTCAACCTGCGCCTCAACGCCTACCGCACCCGCAGCGAGTACCAGAACCGCCGCAACACCACCGGCCTGCTGTACAGCGCCGGCGAACAGACCAGCACCGGCCTGGACCTGCGCAACACCGCGCTGTGGCAGTCGCTGTCGCTGACCTACGGCCTGGACTACCGCAGCGACCGCCTGCATGCGCGCCAGCAGGCCACGCCGCCGCCGTTCTGGGGCCGCACCGAACAGACCGCGCGCGTGTTCGGCGCCTACGCCCAGGGCGACTGGGACGTGTCGCCGCAATGGAAGCTCTCGGCCGGCCTGCGCTACGACGATTACCGCCACAAGGGCGTGTCCGGGGTCAGCGCCGGCGCCTCCAACGACGAGTCCAAGCTCAGCCCGAACCTGTCGATCGCGTGGACGCCGATCGAGCCGTTGACCTTCCGCCTCGCCTATTCGGAAGCCTTCCGCGGCGTAACCATCCGCGAAGCCTTCTTCAGCGCGCTCTACACCCACCGCGGCGATCTCGAAGGCGAACGCGCCGACAACCTCGAATTCGGCGTGTCCTGGGAGCGCAACGGTTACTTCGCCCGCGCCACCGCGTTCCGCCAGAACATCGAGCACTACATCTCGGCGGTGTATTCGGGCCAGACCGCCTGGGGCTATTGGGAGAATATCGGCGACGCCAAGGTCGAAGGCTACGAGGCCGAGATCGGCAAGCGCTGGCAGCGCATGGGCGTGAGCGTCGGCGTGTGGCAGTCGGACAACAGCTTCGAGGACCGCCCGCTCAACGACGCCGACCTCGGCCTGGGCACCAGCATCGGCCGCACCTGGACCGCGCGCTACGACTGGCAGCCCGCGTCCGGACAGGCCAACTACGCGGTGCGCGCGCGCCTGGTCGAGGACGAACGCAACAGCATCGCCGCCGATGCGCCCGATAAGCCGGGCTATACGGTGGTCGACCTGATGGCGAACTGGAATCTGCTCGGCGACGATCGCCTGAAACTCGGCGCGGCGGTCAACAATCTGTTCGATCGTTTTTATTACGACCACGGCACTTACGGTTATCAGGCCGGCTCGAAAAGTTATATCGGTTTCCCGTCGCCGGGTCGCGAACTGTCGTTGTCGCTGACGTATCGATTTTGA